A window of Oryza glaberrima chromosome 2, OglaRS2, whole genome shotgun sequence genomic DNA:
TCAAATCACCttatagagagaaaaaaaattgataaagaaTCACATGCACAATACTAGTGAGAATCCAACAACTCTTTGTTATCAGATGCAAACTACAAGGATTCTGATTATCAGACAGACATACCATAAAGCGAGCCATTGTTATCAGGTAGTATCCCAATAAGCAAATCAAGTTCCCTGCGCTGGGGTCCAAGAACGTTCATTGCATCATGATACCTAGCTTTTAGAGCACGCTCCACTTGATCTGGACGTGCATTTAGTGGTGGAAGAATAGGTTCTGGAGCGAAATCCTATTACAATGATGCATTACACTGTTATTATTGTAAATGGTTAATATGAAGTACAAATCTTAGAATtcatgttgaaaattttatatatggatCTTGGTGTGCTTTGCTCATGCTCAAATGAGAGTTTTGCAGGAAGCATTTCAAGGATACTTGCCATTCCTGAGGCTTGACACATCAGAGCAAGTTCATGGCAGAACCCACGAACAACACTTTCCTGCACATTACGGGCAAAATTGACGCACATCCAGCTTCTGACTTTACCACCATTTACCATTTTCTGCATAGAAAAATGAAAAGGGACATTAAGTATGTGGTCAGAATAAACAAATCTACTAATTTGTTTGATTAATGAATCTAAAGAGAGTACTTAAAGTTAGTCTGTAATGTTATCCAGTTCTATGGACCTAAATAAAGAACTAACAAGAATATTGCATGGGAATTTCCACATTAATTTGCATGACACGTCATAGTTACCATGCATGCTATAGTTACAACTAAGTAAATAGCTTCTCAgataattaagaagaatatcCAATATTAGCCCCTTTTCTACTCTAGCCTTTGTGCCAATAAATGGATCGTTGCTGGACAACAGAATGTTCATGTGGTTACCTTGTTCATCATATTCCATTGACCAACTCTTGGTAAGCAATCCTTCTCTCGACCAGTCTCATTGTACTTAAGCTGCATCACaagaaaatataacaaaaaaacatatttgtaAGGCTACAAGTATATAGGAGAAAATGTTAATTGCATCCCTTTTTTTTGCTGTATCCACAATACAGTTAGAAAGGACAAGAAGGGTATAACAAGAAAGTACATCAAAATCAACAAAGCCTCAACAAAGCCATAGTCAACCTACCCGTGGAGCCGGTAAAATTCGTGCCTCTACTGATGCCAGACGATCACTTATCTTAATGCCAAACTCTTTTGCGTAAGGATCATCCTGATAAGCGTTATGTTTAACCATCTGTGTACCATCCCAAACCAGAGAAATTGAGAATTATGTTAAACATTAATCACGCACACAATATTGCACCACTAAGACGTGATAACAAATTTCATGCCTTAATAATATCACGCTCCCGATCACGTGGGTGTTGGCATGTCTCCTCCAAAAGAGCTCTTATCTGATTCTGATTTAATCTCTTGGAGTATCTCTGTCCTTCCACTATTTTGCAGACCTGGTTAAATTCAGTCGCAATCACCGTGCATCCAAAATTGAACAGCACCAGTGTTTGgtattatattttcaaattaacATGGAAAATGTAAAGTTGGGCCAGTGTTGTAGAAATTCATTACAACAAAAGGCAACAAAGGTTCACCACTACATTACCTCCATAGGCAGGTAATTTAATCGCTGAACTGTAAGGCATGGAAGGTAGGTGTGTTGGATGGCAAAGCCATATGTCTCTTGAAAGTACTGTACAACTGACTTCACTGTGCCTCCTTCATCAACAGGAAAACTGCCACAAGGAgaacaacatatttttttcagagcATACGAAAGTAGCATCACAGGGCCTTTTCTATGAATACCTTAGAGATTACTTGGTAAAACACACAGATTAGAAATCATACGTTAGCTCACGAGTTGGCTGAATTGTCAAACCAGATATCCGGTACTTCCGCCTCATGTTGCCACGGTGGGTAACTTCCACCTTTACTCCTCTCAAGGCTTTCTTGATCTAGTGTTTCAATACAGTGGGAGCATAGAGATTAAATTGTTAAAGCATACATACATTCTGAAAGGAAAACTTTAGAGAAGTCAATGTCAACCAGGAAAAGCAAAATAAAGTGTAAAAAATCCCAAACTGAAGTTCCCGACTTCTTGTAACCTCTACTGCATTTCTTGTTTTaaaagaacttaaaaaaattcCTTGAGCTGCCAGGAAAAAAAGGGACTTCATGCGTTCCAGCAAAAGCCCAAAGGTGCAATATATAGAGTAGAGTACTATTACATGGGACAGACAAGCAACACTCTTACACTGCTAACCAATTAATGATTGTAGGCCCAATACAATTACTGTGTGGTATACTGGTATCACAAGTATCTCTATCTTTCCTTTTGGAAGGCAAGGTGATTTTATGTTGTACAATCCTCATGTACATTGTCAGAAATAGATATAATCTTATTGTCAAGTACGGATGATATGAGAGAACTAAAAATCACAATGCCCCGATCATCACAATAAATACAATAAGAATGCTATTTTTTTAGGAATATATAATCTCgtcatttttttatgaaatatctCAATGCGGGAGCATTAGCCAGCTCATTAAATAGCATAAAGATTAATGAGTTGCATCTATAAGGAGAAACAAACCTCCCACTAAGATAGACAGGAAAGTGGGACAATACATACAAGTTTTGAGGGAAAAATAGAACATAGCTCAAGAGATCTACAtgtctttcttttaaaaaaaaagaatgtgcaGAATTTCATTTGAGAATTGGCCCTTGCTAACAGATGAGACAGTCACACGAAAAGTAAGTTTAGTAAGGGCACCTTAACACGTTCGGCATCAGAAAGCGGCCTTGAATGGATGTCAGAATTCAATAGTTGTGCAACAAAATCAATAACAGGTAACGGCTCAATGAAAGCTGTAGCTGACATATCTGGAAAAGGTACAAATGCTCAATATGGCACAAGAATCATCAAGGACATTAAATGCATTTATCCCAAATGAAGCATATAAATTTGATGTAAGTGAATCACATAACAATTCCAGTTGAAAATAGGAATGTAATTGCAATCGTGAAACAAAAAATAGCACTCAAATCTAAAAAGTACTGAGACCTATGCACTATCTCTTTCTTCTTGCTCACTTGTTCATGCAATAGAACAAAGAATATGACTTACATTTCAGCTATGCATGCACAcatcacagagagagagagagagagagagagagagagagagagatttaccAATATTCAGTGATAAGCCCATCTGAGTAGGCCGAATGCTCTGGTAAAATCCACGCCAGCTTTCCAATCCCTCACCAAGGGGTTGCCTCCTACCCAAGTAAGGCGAAAAGAAGGAACGTCCAAATGGCGCATATCTGTGAACCACCAAAATGAGAAAATGTCAAACCTCTGTTTCTTAAATGTCTTATGTTAGTTATAATAAGTGGCATAAGAACCTCGTAGGTACCTTGCTGATGGTAGCTCTCGCAGCACAATATCAAGAACTTGCAGTGCCTCCTGTGGAGCTTCTGCGTGCCTCCCAGCTAAAAACAACTCAAGCCGATGAAGGTCGGCCCGTGCGGCGAACTTGATTACTACTCGGAAAGTCCTCTGTCGCctaaatgaaaagaaaacaactaAGTCAGCAAGATTGGCCACATAATACTGTTGCTTTTGTACAAGTGTGGGAGGTGAGGCAAAGTGAGCGGGCGACCTCTCAGAACCAgaaccatcatcgtcgtcaAGTAAAGTGATCTGAAACTCCTGTGAAGTAAACGGCAATGGGCCAGCCGTGTATAAGCTCTTTCTACCATCATATGCAGGCAGCCTCCCACCCAGATAAGATGCCTTGTACAGATTTACCAGCTCCTTGATCACAGCTCGGTTAACAATGCGTGATGTAACTTCTGGAGTGATGGAGACCTGTCGAAAATCAGACAGATTAGTAGAGCAAAACTCCAGCTAAAAATGAGTGGGTTTGAGGGGGGGCCGGGGAAGAGAACACACATCGTAGTGATGAAGATCCTTGTTGGGCAGGTGAGCGAAGAAATGATTGGCCTTGACCATGCACCTGGTGCCAATGGTACCCTTCCCCGGGCGCAAAGGAAACCTAATTGACTTGCTTGAGGATGGAATATGGTGCGGCGTCGTGGTAGCGGCATCCACAGGTTGTTCCTGAGGCGGAGTGGGTGAGGGTTGAGCGAGCTCACTGGGACGGGGAGCTTCCATTATTGCTTGGCGCAGCTCGGGAGCTAGAGGGCTTGATGATGCGGTGGCCGTGGTAGATGAAGAGGAAGCCACGGTGACAGTGGTAGCACGAGTAGGAGTAGACCttggctgttgctgctgctgctgcggcggcggcggcggcgaggcacctCTAGCACGGCATCCTCgtccttgctgctgctgctgctgctgctgctgctgaggcTGAGGCTGAGGCTGAGCATATCGGGCGGCacggcctctccctctccctctccctctccctcttccaccAGGATCTGGAGCCTCGGTATGGTGGCGGTGCGTTGGCCTCCGTGAGGCCATGGCATGCAGGGAGTGGTGGCTGGCTGCACAAGACACTACCCGTAGCTTAGCAATTTAGCACAGGAACAGAAATGGCAAGCGAGTCTCAGTCTCACTAGGGGAGATTAGATAGACTAGTGAGTGAAGCTGAGGAGGAGGTAGTAGTAGGTAGGAATGGATTGGCATACCTTGGCTTGTCTtggacggggcggcggcgggggagtaggaggagatcgatcgatggatggagagttgcagctgcagctggcAGGCAGCGAGCGAGGCCGGGccgagggaggaagaagacgaggggAGTGGAGCACAGCACAGAGAGGCGTTCCAGGCAGAGCACCCTATGCTAACCTGGTCCCACACCCCTCCTTCCCTTGTCTATCGTCGACATGCCACGTCATtcaccctccccccccccccccccccccccctctcacCTGTATTacggtgtgtttagttcacgctaaagttaaaagtttggttgaaattgaaacgatgtgacgggaaaatagaaagtttatatgtgcAGGGTTTCTCttaccgccggtaaccgcgcggttaccgggcTTACCGTGGGGGGTGCGGTAATATAAATATCACGGTAAcatccttaaattcaaataaatttaaaaaataatttgaattttgataaattttgcacggtttttcacggttaccgcgcggtaaccgtgctttaccaccggggcgcggtaaccctgGCCCCGACGGTTTG
This region includes:
- the LOC127763133 gene encoding protein argonaute 1C yields the protein MASRRPTHRHHTEAPDPGGRGRGRGRGRGRAARYAQPQPQPQQQQQQQQQQGRGCRARGASPPPPPQQQQQQPRSTPTRATTVTVASSSSTTATASSSPLAPELRQAIMEAPRPSELAQPSPTPPQEQPVDAATTTPHHIPSSSKSIRFPLRPGKGTIGTRCMVKANHFFAHLPNKDLHHYDVSITPEVTSRIVNRAVIKELVNLYKASYLGGRLPAYDGRKSLYTAGPLPFTSQEFQITLLDDDDGSGSERRQRTFRVVIKFAARADLHRLELFLAGRHAEAPQEALQVLDIVLRELPSARYAPFGRSFFSPYLGRRQPLGEGLESWRGFYQSIRPTQMGLSLNIDMSATAFIEPLPVIDFVAQLLNSDIHSRPLSDAERVKIKKALRGVKVEVTHRGNMRRKYRISGLTIQPTRELTFPVDEGGTVKSVVQYFQETYGFAIQHTYLPCLTVQRLNYLPMEVCKIVEGQRYSKRLNQNQIRALLEETCQHPRDRERDIIKMVKHNAYQDDPYAKEFGIKISDRLASVEARILPAPRLKYNETGREKDCLPRVGQWNMMNKKMVNGGKVRSWMCVNFARNVQESVVRGFCHELALMCQASGMDFAPEPILPPLNARPDQVERALKARYHDAMNVLGPQRRELDLLIGILPDNNGSLYGDLKRVCEIDLGIVSQCCCTKQVFKMNKQILANLALKINVKVGGRNTVLVDAVSRRIPLVTDRPTIIFGADVTHPHPGEDSSPSIAAVVASQDWPEVTKYAGLVSAQAHRQELIEDLYKIWQDPQRGTVSGGMIRELLISFKRSTGEKPQRIIFYRDGVSEGQFYQVLLYELNAIRKACASLEANYQPKVTFIVVQKRHHTRLFAHNHNDQNSVDRSGNILPGTVVDSKICHPTEFDFYLCSHAGIKGTSRPAHYHVLWDENNFTADALQILTNNLCYTYARCTRSVSIVPPAYYAHLAAFRARFYMEPDTSDSSSVISGPGVRGPLSGSSTSRTRAPGGAAVKPLPALKDSVKRVMFYC